The following proteins come from a genomic window of Bos mutus isolate GX-2022 chromosome 23, NWIPB_WYAK_1.1, whole genome shotgun sequence:
- the KLHDC3 gene encoding kelch domain-containing protein 3 isoform X2 — protein sequence MLRWTVHLEGGPRRVNHAAVAVGHRVYSFGGYCSGEDYETLRQIDVHIFNAVSLRWTKLPPVRPAARGQAPVVPYMRYGHSTVLIDDTVFLWGGRNDTEGACNVLYAFDVNTHKWSTPRVSGTVPGARDGHSACVLGKTMYIFGGYEQLADCFSNDIHKLDTSTMTWTLICTKGNPARWRDFHSATMLGSHMYVFGGRADRFGPFHSNNEIYCNRIRVFDTRTEAWLDCPPTPVLPEGRRSHSAFGYNGELYIFGGYNARLNRHFHDLWKFNPVSFTWKKIEPKGKGPCPRRRQCCCIVGDKIVLFGGTSPSPEEGLGDEFDLIDHSDLHILDFNTSHMSFEELLELQSQVGTKAYKQLVTGSSTKKQSSRPPVQKGCVADKHRPLEMSAKVRVPFLRQVVPISKKVARDPRFDDLSGEYNPEVFDKTYQFLDDIRAREKELVKKQLKKHRSGEEHEKLQHLLQRMEQQEMAQKERKRQQELRLALKQERRAQAQQGHRPYFLKKSEQRQLVLAEKFKELKRSKKLESFLSRKRRRNAGKDRRHLPLSKE from the exons ATGTTACGGTGGACAGTGCACCTGGAGGGCGGGCCCCGCAGGGTGAACCATGCTGCAGTGGCCGTGGGGCACCGGGTGTACTCCTTCGGGGGTTACTGCTCAGGTGAAGACTATGAGACTCTGCGTCAGATTGATGTGCACATTTTCAACGCAG TGTCCTTGCGTTGGACAAAGCTGCCCCCGGTGAGGCCCGCCGCCCGCGGGCAGGCTCCCGTGGTACCCTACATGCGGTATGGACACTCAACCGTCCTCATCGATGACACAGTCTTCCTTTGGGGCGGGCGGAATGACACCGAAGGGGCCTGCAATGTGCTCTATGCCTTTGATGTCA ATACTCACAAGTGGTCAACACCCCGAGTGTCAGGAACGGTTCCTGGGGCCCGGGATGGACATTCGGCTTGTGTCCTGGGCAAGACCATGTACATTTTTGGGGGCTACGAGCAGCTG GCCGACTGTTTTTCCAATGACATCCACAAGCTGGATACCAGCACCATGACATGGACCTTGATCTGTACAAAG GGCAACCCTGCACGCTGGAGGGACTTCCACTCGGCCACAATGCTGGGCAGTCACATGTATGTCTTTGGGGGCCGGGCTGACCGTTTTGGGCCATTCCATTCCAACAATGAGATTTACTGCAACCGCATCCGTGTCTTTGACACGAGGACTGAGGCCTGGCTGGACTGTCCACCCACCCCAGTGCTACCCGAGGGGCGCCGGAGCCACTCAGCCT TTGGCTACAATGGGGAGCTGTACATTTTTGGTGGCTATAACGCAAGGCTGAATCGGCACTTCCATGACCTCTGGAAGTTTAACCCTG TGTCGTTTACCTGGAAGAAGATTGAACCGAAGGGGAAGGGGCCATGTCCCCGCCGGCGCCAGTGCTGCTGTATTGTTGGGGACAAGATTGTCCTCTTTGGGGGCACCAG TCCGTCTCCAGAGGAAGGCCTGGGAGATGAATTCGACCTCATAGATCATTCTGACTTACACATTTTGGACTTCA ACACGTCTCACATGTCATTTGAGGAGCTGTTGGAATTGCAAAGCCAAGTGGGGACTAAAGCCTACAAACAACTGGTAACAGGAAGCAGCACTAAGAAGCAGAGTTCTAGACCACCTGTCCAAAAAGGATGTGTCGCAGATAAGCACAG GCCTCTGGAAATGTCAGCCAAGGTCCGGGTGCCATTTTTGCGTCAGGTTGTCCCCATCAGTAAGAAG GTAGCCCGGGACCCCCGCTTTGATGATCTGTCAGGGGAGTATAATCCTGAGGTGTTCGATAAAACGTATCAATTCCTAGATGACATCCGAGCCAGAGAGAAAGAG CTGGTGAAAAAGCAGCTGAAGAAGCACCGTTCAGGGGAGGAGCATGAGAAACTACAGCACCTGCTTCAGCGAATG GAGCAGCAAGAAATGGCCCAGAAGGAACGAAAGCGGCAGCAGGAGCTGCGCCTGGCCCTGAAGCAGGAGCGGCGGGCTCAGGCCCAGCAGGGCCATCGGCCATACTTCCTGAAGAAAT CTGAGCAGCGCCAGTTGGTCCTGGCTGAGAAGTTTAAGGAGCTGAAACGAAGCAAGAAGCTAGAGAGCTTCTTGAGTCGAAAGAGGCGCCGAAATGCAGGCAAGGACAGACGACATCTCCCTTTGAGCAAAGAGTAG
- the KLHDC3 gene encoding kelch domain-containing protein 3 isoform X1: MLRWTVHLEGGPRRVNHAAVAVGHRVYSFGGYCSGEDYETLRQIDVHIFNAVSLRWTKLPPVRPAARGQAPVVPYMRYGHSTVLIDDTVFLWGGRNDTEGACNVLYAFDVNTHKWSTPRVSGTVPGARDGHSACVLGKTMYIFGGYEQLADCFSNDIHKLDTSTMTWTLICTKGNPARWRDFHSATMLGSHMYVFGGRADRFGPFHSNNEIYCNRIRVFDTRTEAWLDCPPTPVLPEGRRSHSAFGYNGELYIFGGYNARLNRHFHDLWKFNPVSFTWKKIEPKGKGPCPRRRQCCCIVGDKIVLFGGTSPSPEEGLGDEFDLIDHSDLHILDFSPSLKTLCKLAVIQYNLDQSCLPHDIRWELNAMTTNSNISRPIVSSHG; the protein is encoded by the exons ATGTTACGGTGGACAGTGCACCTGGAGGGCGGGCCCCGCAGGGTGAACCATGCTGCAGTGGCCGTGGGGCACCGGGTGTACTCCTTCGGGGGTTACTGCTCAGGTGAAGACTATGAGACTCTGCGTCAGATTGATGTGCACATTTTCAACGCAG TGTCCTTGCGTTGGACAAAGCTGCCCCCGGTGAGGCCCGCCGCCCGCGGGCAGGCTCCCGTGGTACCCTACATGCGGTATGGACACTCAACCGTCCTCATCGATGACACAGTCTTCCTTTGGGGCGGGCGGAATGACACCGAAGGGGCCTGCAATGTGCTCTATGCCTTTGATGTCA ATACTCACAAGTGGTCAACACCCCGAGTGTCAGGAACGGTTCCTGGGGCCCGGGATGGACATTCGGCTTGTGTCCTGGGCAAGACCATGTACATTTTTGGGGGCTACGAGCAGCTG GCCGACTGTTTTTCCAATGACATCCACAAGCTGGATACCAGCACCATGACATGGACCTTGATCTGTACAAAG GGCAACCCTGCACGCTGGAGGGACTTCCACTCGGCCACAATGCTGGGCAGTCACATGTATGTCTTTGGGGGCCGGGCTGACCGTTTTGGGCCATTCCATTCCAACAATGAGATTTACTGCAACCGCATCCGTGTCTTTGACACGAGGACTGAGGCCTGGCTGGACTGTCCACCCACCCCAGTGCTACCCGAGGGGCGCCGGAGCCACTCAGCCT TTGGCTACAATGGGGAGCTGTACATTTTTGGTGGCTATAACGCAAGGCTGAATCGGCACTTCCATGACCTCTGGAAGTTTAACCCTG TGTCGTTTACCTGGAAGAAGATTGAACCGAAGGGGAAGGGGCCATGTCCCCGCCGGCGCCAGTGCTGCTGTATTGTTGGGGACAAGATTGTCCTCTTTGGGGGCACCAG TCCGTCTCCAGAGGAAGGCCTGGGAGATGAATTCGACCTCATAGATCATTCTGACTTACACATTTTGGACTTCA GCCCTAGTCTGAAGACTCTGTGCAAACTGGCTGTGATTCAGTACAACCTGGACCAGTCCTGTTTGCCCCATGACATCAG GTGGGAGCTGAATGCCATGACCACCAACAGCAATATCAGTCGCCCCATCGTCTCCTCCCATGGGTAG